A stretch of the Bordetella genomosp. 8 genome encodes the following:
- a CDS encoding DUF2513 domain-containing protein, translating into MQRNFDLVVSILGAFRDAEAAVLSGRDVTAAVQELDIDGATPETVVHHLELLADAGLAKKLTESTAGPDAMWRITWKGYDALEQDEEDEDEDDDDLDLDD; encoded by the coding sequence ATGCAACGCAATTTCGATCTGGTCGTATCCATCCTGGGCGCCTTCCGGGACGCCGAGGCCGCCGTCCTTAGCGGACGCGACGTGACGGCTGCCGTGCAGGAGCTCGATATCGACGGCGCCACGCCCGAAACGGTCGTCCATCACCTGGAACTGCTGGCCGATGCCGGCCTGGCCAAGAAGCTGACCGAAAGCACCGCCGGCCCGGACGCCATGTGGCGCATCACCTGGAAGGGCTACGACGCCCTGGAACAGGATGAGGAAGACGAGGATGAGGACGACGACGATCTGGACCTGGACGACTGA
- a CDS encoding sigma-70 family RNA polymerase sigma factor, which yields MQKETPAAESLAALYMIHQPKLQRTALRILGSVELADDVVQDTYLKLLEGPPLATIREPVAYLFQTVRHLAIDYHRRRALEYRLFTEEEDGEHVMAANGAHDLAISQQALAMANAALAGLSARTRRAFELYRIEGHTQRDIARDLGVSTTLVNFMIRDAHVALTPCRDCLMPD from the coding sequence ATGCAGAAAGAGACCCCGGCCGCCGAATCGCTGGCGGCGCTGTACATGATCCATCAGCCCAAGCTGCAGCGCACCGCCCTGCGTATCCTGGGTTCGGTGGAATTGGCCGACGACGTCGTGCAGGACACCTACCTGAAGTTGCTGGAAGGGCCGCCGCTGGCGACCATACGCGAGCCCGTGGCCTACCTGTTCCAGACCGTGCGCCACCTGGCCATCGACTACCACCGCCGCCGTGCCCTGGAATACCGTCTCTTCACCGAAGAGGAGGACGGCGAGCACGTCATGGCCGCGAATGGCGCGCACGACCTTGCCATCAGCCAGCAGGCGCTGGCCATGGCCAACGCCGCGCTGGCCGGCCTGTCGGCGCGCACGCGCCGCGCCTTCGAGCTGTACCGCATCGAAGGCCATACCCAGCGCGACATCGCCCGCGACCTGGGCGTGTCCACCACCCTCGTCAACTTCATGATCCGCGATGCGCATGTGGCGTTGACGCCTTGCCGGGACTGCCTGATGCCCGATTGA
- a CDS encoding TonB-dependent siderophore receptor — MTASLVAGLGGLWPDLAGRAHAQPAPSGGNAAARPAIDTHPRLRFDIGPDRLARVVQAIASQAGVLLYFDPSLVGDAASDGLHGRYTLDQAFAAVLSDRGLEARQDRAGSYHIVRLPATDSAVLPTVQVQARPIVDNADSLVARETTTGTKTDTELLANPQSVSVITQRDMQARNAGSVVQALQYTPGVQINNYGGNEIRNDWIVLRGFDAKLTGDYRDGLSQMPYDQIRPRLPTYALESIEVLRGPSSSLYGQVSAGGLVNRTTKRPPDQPLREVAVELGSYDHRQAYLDLGGPIDAQDSSLYRLTATGREAGTQDEYSSGHRYRDNLAYVAPAYTWRSADTSFTLLLHYQHDRNDGESRSYYPWRTLVGDYAYDGYDRDVASAGYQFEHRFNRTWTARQNLRYQHGDMTLRNLYPLALQADGRTLSRYLVDASEAMHGVALDNQLEGHFDDGLGANHTLLLGIDFRRLEGWQTYKQGPAPDLDLDDPVYGLHLPVPGTLSTFLDVKQTSTQWGLYAQDQIRRGDWTLTLSGRHDRYDDQTVDRLEPARTTQRDNAFSGRAGLAYEIVPGVSPYVSYATSFMPQPGVDYAGTPFTPAKARQYEAGLKIQPSDADALYTIAIFDLRQHDSLTPDPLHDGFNVQAGEIRSRGLELQAKATLARTWDILAAYTYNDVTNLRSNDGGQGKTPIVTPRHMASLWLQHRFTEGPAQGWRAALGVRYVGTTWIDVQNTMKNAPATMLDASLGYETGAWRFSVDVTNLTNKETVVCRNDRLNCRYGIDRTVMATAAYRF, encoded by the coding sequence GTGACCGCCAGCCTGGTGGCGGGCCTGGGCGGCTTATGGCCGGACCTGGCCGGACGCGCGCACGCGCAACCGGCCCCGTCCGGCGGCAATGCGGCGGCGCGGCCCGCCATAGACACACACCCCCGCCTGCGCTTCGACATCGGCCCCGACCGCCTCGCGCGCGTCGTGCAAGCCATCGCCAGCCAGGCCGGCGTGCTGCTGTACTTCGATCCATCGTTGGTGGGTGACGCGGCCAGCGATGGCCTGCACGGCCGCTACACGCTGGATCAGGCCTTCGCCGCGGTGCTGTCGGACCGCGGCCTGGAAGCCCGCCAGGACCGCGCCGGCAGCTATCACATCGTCCGTCTGCCGGCGACCGACTCGGCCGTGCTGCCGACCGTGCAGGTGCAGGCGCGGCCGATCGTCGACAACGCCGACAGCCTGGTTGCCCGCGAGACCACCACGGGCACCAAGACCGACACCGAGCTGTTGGCCAACCCGCAATCGGTCTCGGTGATCACCCAGCGCGACATGCAGGCGCGCAATGCCGGGTCGGTGGTGCAGGCGCTGCAATACACGCCCGGGGTGCAGATCAACAACTACGGCGGCAACGAAATCCGCAACGACTGGATCGTGCTGCGCGGCTTCGACGCCAAGCTGACCGGCGACTACCGCGACGGCCTCAGCCAGATGCCATACGACCAGATACGGCCGCGCCTGCCCACCTATGCGCTGGAAAGCATCGAGGTCCTGCGCGGTCCGTCGTCGTCGCTGTACGGACAGGTGTCCGCCGGCGGCCTGGTCAACCGCACCACCAAGCGGCCGCCCGACCAGCCCTTGCGCGAAGTCGCGGTCGAACTAGGTTCCTACGATCACCGCCAGGCCTACCTGGACCTGGGCGGCCCCATCGACGCGCAGGACTCGTCCCTGTACCGCTTGACGGCCACGGGCCGCGAAGCCGGCACGCAGGATGAATACAGCAGCGGCCACCGCTATCGCGACAACCTGGCCTACGTCGCACCGGCCTACACCTGGCGCTCCGCCGATACATCGTTCACCCTGCTGCTGCATTACCAGCACGACCGCAACGACGGCGAATCGCGCAGCTACTATCCCTGGCGCACGCTGGTGGGCGACTACGCCTACGACGGCTACGACCGCGACGTCGCCAGCGCCGGCTACCAGTTCGAGCACCGCTTCAACCGGACCTGGACCGCGCGCCAGAACCTGCGCTACCAGCACGGCGACATGACGCTGCGCAACCTGTATCCGCTGGCATTGCAAGCGGATGGCCGGACCTTGTCGCGGTACCTGGTCGATGCCAGCGAGGCCATGCACGGCGTGGCGCTGGACAATCAGCTGGAAGGCCACTTCGACGACGGCCTGGGCGCGAACCACACCCTGCTGCTCGGCATCGACTTCCGCCGGCTGGAGGGCTGGCAAACCTATAAGCAAGGTCCCGCGCCGGACCTCGACCTGGACGACCCGGTGTATGGCCTGCACCTGCCGGTGCCGGGCACGCTGTCCACCTTCCTGGACGTCAAGCAGACCAGCACGCAATGGGGCCTGTACGCCCAGGACCAGATACGCCGCGGCGACTGGACGCTGACCTTGTCGGGGCGTCACGACCGCTACGACGACCAGACCGTCGATCGTCTCGAACCGGCCCGTACGACGCAGCGCGACAACGCCTTCAGCGGACGCGCGGGGCTGGCTTACGAGATCGTGCCCGGCGTATCGCCGTACGTCAGCTACGCCACATCCTTCATGCCGCAGCCGGGTGTCGACTACGCCGGCACGCCGTTCACACCGGCCAAGGCGCGCCAGTACGAGGCCGGACTCAAGATCCAGCCGTCCGATGCCGACGCGCTGTACACCATCGCGATATTCGACCTGCGCCAACACGACAGCCTGACTCCCGACCCGCTGCACGACGGTTTCAATGTGCAGGCGGGTGAAATCCGCTCGCGCGGCCTGGAACTGCAGGCCAAGGCCACCCTGGCACGGACCTGGGACATCCTGGCCGCCTACACGTACAACGACGTCACCAATCTGCGCAGCAACGACGGCGGCCAGGGCAAGACGCCCATCGTCACGCCGCGGCACATGGCATCGCTATGGCTGCAGCACCGCTTTACCGAAGGCCCTGCCCAGGGCTGGCGCGCCGCGCTGGGCGTGCGCTACGTGGGTACGACCTGGATCGACGTGCAGAACACGATGAAGAATGCGCCCGCGACGATGCTCGACGCATCGTTGGGCTACGAGACTGGCGCATGGCGGTTCTCCGTCGATGTGACCAATCTGACGAACAAGGAGACGGTGGTCTGTCGCAACGACCGGCTCAACTGCCGATACGGCATAGACAGGACGGTCATGGCCACCGCGGCCTACCGCTTCTGA
- a CDS encoding FecR family protein, translated as MTRSTGQRTMYAGGIPLEPRVAEEAARWYVLFSSGQATAKDREAWIAWCAADADHQRAWAQLAHADDRMNAIRNRPAYEALSRARRKSTRRRLLRGAAGLLVLGAPAVWLMDRMRFLRITPDYVAGIGARREVVLRDDSRVMLNSGSGIDVNFSESGRTVTLRQGEAYFTTGHAPAYARLPFQVRTAAGTVRALGTRFNVRLDEDHATVAVYEGQVSLHPGNGSEPAYLAAGNQATLFRGGLGAVRPIAAGADAWLQGRIAADNVSLAEFLAELSRYRRGYITCDDAAGRMRLSGLFPTDDTDRVLEAIGGLLPVAITHRTPYWVDVSARRDT; from the coding sequence ATGACCCGGAGCACCGGGCAGCGCACCATGTATGCGGGCGGCATTCCGCTGGAACCGCGCGTCGCCGAGGAAGCGGCGCGATGGTATGTACTGTTTTCCTCCGGCCAGGCCACCGCCAAGGATCGCGAGGCCTGGATCGCCTGGTGCGCGGCCGATGCCGATCACCAGCGGGCCTGGGCGCAACTCGCCCATGCCGACGACCGCATGAACGCCATCCGCAACCGGCCGGCCTACGAGGCGCTGAGCCGCGCGCGGCGCAAGAGCACGCGCCGCCGCCTGCTGCGCGGTGCCGCCGGACTGCTGGTCCTGGGCGCGCCCGCCGTCTGGCTGATGGACCGTATGCGCTTCCTGCGCATCACGCCCGACTACGTCGCCGGCATCGGCGCGCGCCGCGAAGTCGTCCTGCGCGACGACAGCCGCGTCATGCTCAATAGCGGCAGCGGTATCGACGTGAATTTCAGCGAATCCGGGCGGACCGTCACCCTGCGCCAGGGCGAAGCCTATTTCACCACCGGCCATGCGCCGGCGTATGCCAGGCTGCCCTTCCAGGTCCGCACCGCGGCGGGCACGGTGCGCGCGCTGGGCACCCGCTTCAACGTCCGGCTCGACGAAGATCACGCCACCGTGGCGGTCTACGAAGGCCAGGTCAGCCTGCATCCCGGCAACGGCAGCGAACCGGCCTACCTGGCGGCCGGCAACCAGGCCACCCTGTTTCGCGGCGGCCTGGGCGCGGTGCGCCCCATCGCCGCCGGCGCCGACGCCTGGCTGCAGGGGCGCATCGCCGCCGACAACGTCAGCCTGGCTGAATTCCTGGCGGAACTCAGCCGCTATCGCCGCGGCTACATCACCTGTGACGACGCCGCCGGGCGCATGCGGCTGTCGGGCCTCTTTCCCACGGACGACACCGACCGCGTGCTGGAGGCGATCGGCGGCCTGCTGCCGGTCGCCATCACGCACCGTACGCCGTACTGGGTAGACGTCTCCGCGCGCCGCGACACCTGA
- a CDS encoding sigma-70 family RNA polymerase sigma factor: MSGDELSVHQRTEALYSQHQPWLAGWLRHRMGGEDAAIDLAQDTFVRILAARELPVLAEPRAFLATVARRLLANHYRRNAIERAYLDALALVPEQYAPDPEQRKLVLEQLYAIDAALDALPGKVREAFLLAQLEGLKHEEIAQRLGVTTRTVGNYMVRAVQACFFLQETAQ, translated from the coding sequence ATGTCTGGCGACGAGCTGAGCGTGCATCAAAGAACGGAAGCGCTTTACTCCCAGCATCAGCCCTGGCTGGCGGGCTGGCTCCGCCACCGCATGGGCGGCGAAGATGCCGCCATCGATCTGGCGCAGGACACTTTCGTGCGCATCCTCGCGGCCCGCGAACTGCCGGTCTTGGCCGAGCCGCGCGCTTTCCTGGCCACCGTGGCGCGGCGCCTGCTGGCCAACCATTACCGCCGCAACGCCATCGAGCGCGCCTATCTGGATGCCCTGGCCCTGGTGCCGGAGCAATATGCGCCCGACCCGGAACAGCGCAAGCTGGTGCTGGAACAGCTCTATGCCATCGACGCCGCGCTGGACGCCCTGCCGGGCAAGGTGCGGGAAGCCTTCCTGCTGGCGCAGCTGGAGGGCCTGAAACACGAAGAGATCGCGCAGCGCCTGGGCGTGACCACGCGCACCGTCGGCAACTACATGGTGCGTGCCGTGCAGGCATGCTTTTTCCTGCAAGAGACGGCGCAATGA
- a CDS encoding MbtH family protein has product MSCFDREGAILRVLVNDEEQYSLWPDFKAIPAGWRDTGVQGDKQTCLAYVEQVWTDMRPLSLRRFMDEHSPAAE; this is encoded by the coding sequence ATGAGTTGCTTCGATCGTGAAGGCGCAATTCTGCGGGTGCTGGTCAACGACGAGGAACAGTATTCCTTGTGGCCCGATTTCAAGGCCATCCCGGCTGGCTGGCGCGATACCGGCGTACAGGGTGACAAGCAGACATGTCTGGCTTATGTCGAGCAGGTCTGGACCGACATGCGGCCGCTGTCGCTGCGCCGCTTCATGGATGAACACTCGCCGGCGGCGGAATGA
- a CDS encoding thioesterase II family protein — MMSPAVSLLCLPCAGASATMYLRWRRRVEPWLRIVPVELPGRGVRMDEPYATDVDALAARLVDEHAMDMAGPYVLFGHSMGALLAYHMAARIARAGGEAPRLLIVSGSPAPAHRDPSRFDGMDNDQALVNDLRKQGGTPDAVLGSRGLRRFALDTLAADYAMCRAYRYAPGPRLAVPLLVLAGRDDDIAPDAIEAWREETQAGVRQVWFDGGHFFIKHREEEVLALMDRSLRPLAEQARRGSVALA, encoded by the coding sequence ATGATGTCGCCGGCGGTTTCCTTGTTGTGCCTGCCTTGCGCGGGCGCCAGCGCTACGATGTACCTGCGCTGGCGCCGCCGGGTCGAGCCCTGGCTGCGCATCGTGCCGGTGGAGCTGCCCGGCCGCGGCGTGCGCATGGACGAACCGTATGCGACGGACGTCGACGCGCTGGCCGCGCGGCTGGTCGATGAACATGCGATGGACATGGCGGGCCCGTACGTGCTGTTCGGCCACAGCATGGGGGCCTTGCTGGCCTATCACATGGCCGCGCGGATTGCGCGGGCTGGGGGCGAAGCGCCGCGCTTGCTGATCGTGTCGGGCAGCCCCGCGCCCGCGCATCGCGATCCCTCGCGCTTCGACGGGATGGATAACGACCAGGCGCTGGTCAACGATCTGCGCAAGCAGGGCGGAACGCCGGATGCCGTGCTGGGCAGCCGCGGGCTGCGCCGCTTCGCGCTGGATACGCTGGCGGCCGACTACGCCATGTGCCGCGCGTACCGGTATGCGCCGGGCCCGCGCCTGGCGGTGCCGCTGCTGGTGCTGGCCGGGCGTGACGACGACATCGCGCCGGATGCCATCGAGGCATGGCGCGAGGAAACGCAGGCCGGCGTACGCCAGGTCTGGTTCGACGGCGGGCATTTCTTCATCAAGCATCGCGAAGAGGAAGTCCTGGCGTTGATGGACCGTTCACTGCGGCCATTGGCGGAACAGGCGCGCCGCGGGTCGGTCGCGCTGGCCTGA